The sequence AAACGCATTGATACCCACTGCCCCGATTTTACCCAACTGGGATGAAAATGCCTGGGGCACATAGATTTTCTGGACTTCAGCGCGCAATTTTTCCATTTCAGCGCGTTTTTGCTCGATCAGCTTCTCGTTGGGAGATCGTTTCTCCTGCTCACTGAGAATGCTTTGATAGGCGGCTTCAATTTGCTGTTGCAGTTTTGCGTCTTTGGCAATATCCAGGGTGCCAAAATTTTTAGTCCCCTTGAACATCATATGCTCGAGCAAATGCGCAATACCGGTGCGACCGGTTTCTTCGAGGGACGATCCGGCACGGATTGCCAGGCGGACGGCTACCTGGGGGGTTGCCGGCCGTTCTACCACCAAAAACAGCATCCCGTTTTCCAGCTGAAATTCTTTGACATTAAGCTGAATATCAAGCGTTGAATCCGCAGCCGGGATAGGGTCTGCGGTCAAAAACAAAAGCAGGAAACCGAAAAGCAGCAATTTTTTGATACGCATGGGTGTGTCTCCGTTAATCGTTAGGATAGTGCAGCTTTTTTAAGCTCAATGAACCAATAATCATCAAAAATCATACAAGCCTATATTTTAATGGTCAAAATTAATTTGTCAAAACTCAGAGCGCATATTCGACTCTGTTTTGAGACCCGAAAATGGAGGGTATAACAAATTTCCACTAAAATCCAAGTGCCAGCCCATAAAAAACGGCCCGGTATTTAAGGGTTACCCGGCCGTTCGCAATGAATCTTAAGTTTAATTAAGTATTTGTATTTATTTATTTTTTAATTTTTACAGGGATAGAGATGGGCCCATCAAAACGCTGACCTTCACGCAATAGATGATCAGTCCCGCTTGGCCGGAGTTAATGGTGCATATCGTGGCCGAATATCGCGAACACCCAGCCCCCCAACCATTTTGGCTGCAAATCAGGCTTCGTACATGACCGCCACGATGGTGGCTTTGCCCTTTTTGGCGGCAATGTGGTGGGTGGTGGTCGACAGGTAATAGGCACTGTCACCCGGCTCAAGTTCAAAGCGATCCTCACCGATTTCCAAAACCACTTCGCCATCGAGCACAAAGATAAATTCTTCGCCTTCGTGCAGCGAGGTTTCCTTATCGGGATCTTCTTCGAGCTGAACCAAAAAAGCCTCCATATGACGCCCCTTCACATCCGGCGCCAGGCTTTTATAGGTATAGATTTGTTTGCGGCTCTTCTGAGATGTCGACCGAGTGATGGTGCGCCGCTCGTTCTTGCGGGTGATGACATACAGTTTATCGCCCACACCAGATACCAGCCGGCCGAAGGCGCTGTCCAGTGCCTTTGATAGTTTGATCACGGTGCCCAGTTGGGGCTGCAGCTCTTTATTTTCGATTTTTGACAGAAAATCAACCTCAAAACCCGTCAATTTGGATATCTCATCGAGCGACAGATCCTTTTCTTCCCGGATTTTGCGGATGCGCTCTCCAACGTCATCCACGCTCTTGGGCGGCTCCACCGGAATATCACCGGTTAAATCTTCAAAAAAGTCAAAGTCAAAATGCGGCTTTTTAATTTTATCTTGCATTTTAGCTCCTTATGGCAAATCGTTTGGTCTGATTAGATAAACTGCTGGATTACAGACTTTTGGCGCCCAGATACCTGGCGATCACCAGCCGCTGAACCTCGGAGGTGCCTTCGCCGATTTCAAGCAGTTTCTGGTCTCTGTAAAAACGCTCGATATCATATTCTTTCATCAATCCGTACCCGCCGTGCAGCTGGACGGCATGATTGGCAGCGCGATACATCACCTCCGAGCAGTACAGCTTGGCCATAGCCGCTTCTTTGGCATAAGGCAGGGCATTGTCATTCAACCAGCACGCCTTATACAGCAGCAAACGGGCGCATTCTATTTCGGTGGCCATATCCGCCAGCTTGAAAGCATTGACCTGGAAAGTGGCGATCGGGCGGCCGAACTGCTCGCGCTCCTGGCTGTATTTCATGGCCATGTCAAAACAGCCCTGAGCGCCACCGAGGCCCATAGCGCCTATGGACAGCCGGCCGCCATCTAAGGTTTTCATCATCTGGTGAAACCCTTGTCCGCGGGGTCCCAACAGGTTGTCTTTGGGAACCCGGCAATCTTCAAAATACAGTTCACTGGTATTGGAGGCGCGCCACATGAGCTTGCCGTGCATTTCTTTGGCGGTGTAGCCGGGGGT comes from Desulfobacterales bacterium and encodes:
- a CDS encoding XRE family transcriptional regulator codes for the protein MQDKIKKPHFDFDFFEDLTGDIPVEPPKSVDDVGERIRKIREEKDLSLDEISKLTGFEVDFLSKIENKELQPQLGTVIKLSKALDSAFGRLVSGVGDKLYVITRKNERRTITRSTSQKSRKQIYTYKSLAPDVKGRHMEAFLVQLEEDPDKETSLHEGEEFIFVLDGEVVLEIGEDRFELEPGDSAYYLSTTTHHIAAKKGKATIVAVMYEA
- a CDS encoding acyl-CoA dehydrogenase family protein gives rise to the protein MDFSLSTDHEILRESVRSFAEKEIKPVAKELDEKEEFSYDTMQKMAELGLFGVFVSEQYGGQAMDYLSYIIAVEEIARVDGSHAATVAAENSLGIGPLYYFGNEEQKKKYLPKLCSGEALWGFGLTEPNAGSDAGNTQTTAVLDGNEWVINGSKIFITNAATDITTGSTVLARTGVRDDGKPELSCIIVESGTPGYTAKEMHGKLMWRASNTSELYFEDCRVPKDNLLGPRGQGFHQMMKTLDGGRLSIGAMGLGGAQGCFDMAMKYSQEREQFGRPIATFQVNAFKLADMATEIECARLLLYKACWLNDNALPYAKEAAMAKLYCSEVMYRAANHAVQLHGGYGLMKEYDIERFYRDQKLLEIGEGTSEVQRLVIARYLGAKSL